One window of Drosophila busckii strain San Diego stock center, stock number 13000-0081.31 chromosome 3L, ASM1175060v1, whole genome shotgun sequence genomic DNA carries:
- the LOC108598393 gene encoding larval cuticle protein 65Ag1, with translation MKCVLIFIGLCLALTAAAPGGEPADIVEQTVDVLPDGYKLSLETSDGTKRKEHATLKNAGTEDEAIAVQGSYSYVGDDGVTYSVSFTADENGYQPQGAHLPHV, from the coding sequence ATGAAGTGCGTACTGATCTTCATCGGCCTGTGCCTAGCGTTgacggctgctgctcctggcgGCGAGCCTGCGGATATTGTAGAGCAAACTGTGGATGTGCTCCCCGATGGCTACAAGCTCTCGCTGGAGACTAGCGATGGCACCAAGCGCAAAGAGCATGCAACACTCAAAAATGCCGGCACCGAAGATGAAGCTATTGCTGTGCAGGGCTCCTACTCCTATGTGGGTGACGATGGTGTCACATATTCCGTGAGCTTCACCGCCGATGAGAATGGATACCAGCCACAGGGTGCTCATCTGCCTCACGTGTAA
- the LOC117134764 gene encoding larval cuticle protein 65Ag1-like, translated as MKFLIVFVALFALAVAAPATQETQVLRSESDVGVDHYSYGLETSDGTSKQEQGELKNVGTENEAIAVKGSFSFVAGDGQTYTVNYIADENGFQPQGAHLPVAPVA; from the exons atgAAGTTCCTCATCGTCTTTGTTGCCCTCTTCGCTCTGGCCGTGGCTGCTCCTGCCACTCAGGAAACTCAAGTTTTGAGATCGGAATCCGATGTGGGTGTCGATCATTATAGCTATGG TTTGGAGACATCCGATGGTACTAGTAAGCAAGAACAGGGTGAGTTGAAGAACGTTGGCACAGAAAACGAGGCTATTGCCGTTAAGGGCAGCTTCTCCTTCGTTGCCGGTGATGGACAGACCTACACCGTCAACTATATTGCCGATGAGAATGGATTCCAGCCCCAGGGTGCTCATTTGCCCGTTGCTCCCGTGGCTTAA
- the LOC108598043 gene encoding uncharacterized protein LOC108598043, which yields MLILLQLSLFNNVKGSFPPGTVLDIKLGNVVIEQFSYIPTREGYQYGYTLPSGVHRDEVGLLLNDRSTPEDLQNATNFDRNARPSRRPGLKNRKLSPKSLSSLAG from the exons ATGCTGAtcttgctgcagctgagcttaTTCAACAACGTCAAAGGCTCGTTTCCGCCAGGCACTGTGCTGGATATCAAACTAGGCAATGTGGTCATAGAACAATTCAGCTATATACCCACACGCGAGGGTTATCAGTACGG TTATACGCTGCCAAGCGGTGTACATCGTGACGAGGTGGGTCTCTTACTCAACGATCGTTCCACGCCCGAAGATCTTCAAAATGCCACCAATTTTGATCGCAACGCACGACCCTCCAGACGTCCGGGTCTTAAGAACCGAAAGTTATCACCCAAATCGCTATCATCACTCGCAGGCTAA
- the LOC108598044 gene encoding uncharacterized protein LOC108598044 has protein sequence MKLLSFGLVLLVAVAVQCELEERQEELHFGFHTENGFKRSEDITYNVKVNGNKELTELPKKETPKPVEYRGGYSFISADGYEYQVRYKANKNGYQPYVTAHKVVAGKEQE, from the exons atgaAGTTG TTGAGTTTTGGGCTTGTATTATTGGTAGCAGTCGCTGTGCAATGTGAGCTTGAAGAGCGTCAGGAGGAGCTACATTTTGG ATTTCATACAGAAAATGGATTTAAGCGCTCTGAGGATATTACCTATAACGTCAAAGTGAATGGCAATAAGGAACTAACAGAGCTGCCCAAAAAAGAAACGCCCAAGCCAGTGGAGTATCGTGGTGGCTATAGTTTCATATCAGCCGATGGCTATGAGTATCAAGTGCGCtataaggcaaacaaaaatggcTATCAGCCTTATGTAACGGCCCACAAGGTGGTAGCTGGCAAAGAGCAGGAATAA
- the LOC108598045 gene encoding pupal cuticle protein 20: protein MRQATFIFCVLIGWRYLAAQPAGYPSARPPATYLPAKPAPPKNSYVPPKKPNGKPPAPPKPSYGPPAPPKDGYGPPPSNYLPPNGGGNGADAGGAGGGGEDIPIIKLESKVNTDGSYMYEYETGNGIKAEEMGYLKNAGVKGEEAQTAEGSFSYTSPEGQAISVTYIADENGFQPQGDHLPTPPPIPVEIQEALDKLAAGGGCHGCDDNETGGDGAADSNGGYVYRK from the exons ATGCGTCaggcaacatttatattttgtgtgctCATCGGTTGGCGTTACTTGGCGGCACAGCCAGCGGGCTATCCAAGTGCTCGTCCGCCGGCCACTTATTTGCCAGCGAAGCCAGCGCCACCTAAGAACAGCTATGTGCCTCCCAAAAAACCCAATGGGAAGCCACCCGCACCGCCGAAGCCCAGCTATGGC CCGCCTGCACCACCTAAGGATGGTTATGGTCCACCACCGAGTAACTATTTGCCGCCTAACGGTGGTGGCAATGGAGCGGATGCGGGTGGAGCTGGCGGTGGTGGAGAGGATATACCCATTATTAAGCTAGAGTCCAAAGTAAACACTGACGGGTCTTATATG TACGAATACGAAACTGGAAATGGCATTAAGGCAGAAGAGATGGGCTACTTGAAAAACGCTGGAGTTAAGGGCGAAGAGGCACAAACAGCGGAGGGCTCCTTCTCCTATACCAGTCCTGAAGGTCAGGCGATTTCCGTGACCTATATTGCGGATGAAAATGGCTTTCAGCCTCAAGGCGATCATCTGCCCACACCGCCGCCTATACCAGTGGAAATACAGGAGGCTTTGGATAAATTAGCTGCCGGTGGAGGTTGTCATGGATGTGATGACAATGAAACTGGGGGCGATGGCGCTGCCGACTCCAATGGGGGCTATGTTTATCGTAAATGA
- the LOC108598046 gene encoding zinc finger protein ZFMSA12A, whose protein sequence is MHTTAHMDKLDRMEESPAQKRGASMIFRIEQLLPGGTTTTAATTTTAPTTIAPTTSQTQAKRSRVNLRAGVYAAQYTPKDTCSQHVPTATLLSCLSAPTPTEAHAHCTLANGELTMSSTLLRQIKLSEDIYSFNALFELHAGQLRVRLVRDVARDDEIVAWFGEELVLLMGIPFLTPLNIQGNNRYTCHLCHLTFETPHPLKIHLALGCGRSAMDLLWMRLHYALKAATRSEAAQLSPTMAATSSTSSASPTHSPPPAVAPTRFSAFRPIAMQSPLNLPSVHPAPATSHLPYLPSMSMAAPSTHPMNAAAQIEAIVSNMGASKQGHLCIYCGKVYSRKYGLKIHIRTHTGFKPLKCKFCLRPFGDPSNLNKHVRLHLQAQTGGSDMHIDVDGESETTYQCRLCHKTLARRRDLQRHMETRHGGHTYL, encoded by the exons ATGCACACCACAGCCCACATGGATAAACTTGATCGGATGGAGGAGTCGCCGGCGCAGAAGCGTGGCGCCAGCATGATCTTCCGCATCGAGCAACTGCTGCCAGgtggcacaacaacaacagcagcaacaactacaacagcgcCCACAACAATAGCGCCAACCACAAGTCAAACACAAGCCAAGCGCAGCCGCGTCAATCTACGCGCGGGTGTCTATGCCGCACAATATACGCCAAAGGACACGTGCTCGCAGCACGTGCCAACAGCCactttgcttagctgcttGAGTGCGCCCACGCCCACTGAGGCGCACGCCCATTGCACTCTGGCCAATGGCGAGCTGACAATGAGCTCAACGCTGCTGCGCCAGATTAAGCTCTCCGAGGATATTTATAGCTTCAATGCGCTGTTCGAGCTGCACGCCGGACAGTTGCGCGTGCGCCTAGTGCGCGATGTGGCGCGCGATGATGAGATTGTGGCCTGGTTTGGCGAGGAGCTGGTGCTGCTCATGGGCATACCCTTTCTAACGCCGCTCAATATACAAGGCAACAATCGCTACACGTGCCATCTGTGCCACTTGACCTTTGAGACGCCGCATCCGCTGAAGATACATTTGGCCCTGGGTTGTGGTCGCAGCGCCATGGACTTGCTGTGGATGCGTCTGCACTATGCCTTGAAGGCAGCGACGCGCTCGGAAGCCGCACAGCTCTCACCCACAATGGCCGCCACTTCCTCAACTTCATCCGCCTCGCCCACGCATTCGCCGCCGCCCGCTGTTGCTCCCACACGCTTCTCCGCCTTTCGCCCCATAGCTATGCAGTCGCCCTTAAACTTGCCCAGCGTGCATCCAGCTCCCGCCACTAGCCACCTGCCTTACCTGCCCTCCATGTCCATGGCAGCGCCGTCGACGCATCCCATGAACGCGGCCGCCCAGATTGAGGCTATTGTCAGCAACATGGGTGCCTCCAAGCAGGGCCATTTATGCATCTACTGCGGTAAGGTCTACTCCCGCAAGTACGGCCTCAAGATTCACATACGCACCCATACGGGCTTTAAGCCGCTCAAGTGCAAGTTCTGTCTGCGTCCCTTCGGCGATCCCAGCAATCTCAACAAGCATGTGCGTCTGCATCTCCAGGCCCAGACCGGCGGCAGCGATATGCACATTGATGTGGACGGCGAGAGTGAGACAACATATCAGTGTCGCTTGTGCCACAAAACGCTGGCGCGACGCCGTGACCTGCAGCGGCATATGGAGACGCGACACGGTGGACACACT TActtgtaa
- the LOC108600340 gene encoding LOW QUALITY PROTEIN: serine/threonine-protein phosphatase 6 regulatory subunit 3-A (The sequence of the model RefSeq protein was modified relative to this genomic sequence to represent the inferred CDS: inserted 2 bases in 1 codon; deleted 1 base in 1 codon) has product MFWDKGYAPSANIEALLEKENSTLEEFLDEEDILQECKTQKKNLVNYFTRPEVIRRLVELITTEPSEDVPMSQRFRYANMSCEILTLGLPSLDEKLLSDAETLQLLYSYLEKEPPLNPLLSSFFSKTFSMLFTKKPEQDWFLYQHMCLQLLEYIKSQKNFLDFICKHFDTPVIPDLIMQMMKDIDGGQLKRNLYEWLTEDKLVERLIAILRNPQETDKHANVADFFCDLINQGRLMRQTEQENDSFEPAFDGSNPILRTIESAQTIEALLNVILEPNALESAILSGISVVLTLIKPITFTDEPNSDRQRLLQKREREFHQEVQETVINVMAPRLPEFVHVLKNPPAKPTLETTAAVLTPPFGKTRLQVCRVFTALLETKHETIQKAICDTEYFGLLLDYFKEYCWNNFLHSEFEKAMGIVFYNELSNNNTTSTECTDIFQDDYIFNCLIKSAEEPLTTNITEVEIKNALNNVKRAEGGKDDETQDIEIEAAAAQLEANTTEEHDENVNSRAVEMGATVENHLENDLPNEAGAETIDAQPEAGTEPTEAPLNDLDKTKIPNNLPTEMQIHLIVNCKLMSKLISYWQHNALMQSAEKGRRLGYMGHLIKILRHITNCISESEHIATLIVSNYADESEVEFWKALIDAESGEFTKEVSQQTKLLDHCNPXEDNEYHSGSKDFLGETNTWDTGAMSYSNVCYSDLDNTLQDIVFSMDNDQNLFQFGRSIDDDDDDDDEHGGSGGDGHGHGMFTKNSMTLNNLAADPWDLEFADITGGSSDVNVGNIANIGTANWGAEFNSDNFADFDAHFSSYSNDLGMPSTTQPASDASQPVEATETNPTQRTHNCDDVHMSTTTEHSSMEDDQQAEYDNNANVEKATSDKMSEASGTETAPPPPPVVATSIVSRLQSVLLDGEDDYEDDEGVWTKPLGGDAVADATTPDEESAPIANGPSKVIEFNHTNDNSSSHSDANADGKITENLEEAQPKKSTNIAVAATNNEISTTTT; this is encoded by the exons AATTCCACGCTAGAGGAATTTCTCGACGAGGAAGACATACTTCAGGAGTGCAAAACTCAAAAAAAGAACCTCGTCAACTATTTTACACGGCCCGAAGTTATTAGACGACTCGTCGAGCTAATCACTACGGAACCGTCCGAGGATGTACCCATGTCGCAGCGTTTTCGCTATGCAAACATGTCATGTGAGATACTGACACT AGGCCTGCCGTCCCTGGATGAGAAGCTACTGTCGGACGCTGAGACACTACAGTTGCTGTATTCATATCTGGAAAAGGAACCACCGTTAAATCCATTGCTATCATCGTTTTTTAGCAAAACGTTTAGCATGCTCTTTACCAAAAAGCCTGAACAAGATTGGTTTTTGTATCAACACATGTGCCTACAACTCTTGGAGTATATTAAATCGCAGAAGAATTTTTTGGATTTCATTTGTAAACACTTTGACACACCGGTCATACCTGatttaataatgcaaatgaTGAAGGATATCGATGGCGGTCAACTGAAGCGCAACCTATACGAA TGGCTTACTGAAGATAAACTTGTTGAGAGACTGATTGCAATATTGCGTAATCCTCAAGAAACCGACAAACATGCAAATGTTGCGGACTTTTTCTGTGATCTTATTAACCAAGGACGTCTAATGCGCCAAACTGAACAAGAGAACGATTCATTTGAGCCTGCTTTTGATGGCTCGAACCCCATATTGCGTACGATTGAATCTGCACAGACAATTGAAGCCTTGCTAAATGTGATTTTGGAACCAAACGCTCTAGAGAGCGCCATCTTATCAGGAATATCGGTTGTACTTACGCTTATCAAGCCCATAACATTCAC TGATGAACCTAACTCGGATCGCCAGCGCTTGCTGCAGAAACGTGAGCGGGAGTTTCATCAGGAAGTACAGGAGACTGTGATTAATGTCATGGCGCCGAGACTACCGGAA TTTGTGCATGTGCTAAAGAATCCTCCGGCG AAGCCAACGCTGGAGACAACTGCGGCGGTTTTGACGCCGCCCTTTGGCAAAACGCGACTGCAGGTATGTCGCGTATTCACGGCGCTGCTGGAGACTAAGCACGAGACCATACAAAAGGC CATCTGCGATACGGAGTATTTTGGTTTGCTACTGGACTATTTTAAGGAATACTGCTGGAATAACTTTTTGCACAGCGAATTTGAAAAGGCCATGGGCATAGTTTTCTACAACGAGCTGTCGAATAACAACACCACCTCAACGGAGTGCACTGACATATTCCAGGATGATTACATTTTCAATTGTCTTATAAAAAGCGCCGAGGAACCTCTGACTACGAATATCACTGAGgtggaaattaaaaatgccttAAACAATGTAAAACGTGCTGAGGGCGGCAAAGATGATGAGACGCAGGATATAGAAATTGAAGCTGCGGCAGCTCAGCTTGAAGCTAATACTACGGAAGAACATGATGAGAATGTCAATTCAAGAGCTGTTGAAATGGGTGCCACAGTTGAAAACCACCTGGAAAATGATTTGCCCAATGAAGCTGGCGCTGAAACTATCGATGCTCAACCCGAGGCGGGAACAGAACCAACGGAGGCACCGCTCAATGATCTTGACAAGACCAAAATTCCAAACAACCTGCCCACTGAGATGCAAATACAT CTCATTGTGAATTGCAAGCTGATGTCTAAGTTAATCAGCTACTGGCAACATAATGCACTAATGCA ATCTGCTGAAAAGGGTCGACGTCTGGGCTATATGGGGCATCTTATTAAAATTCTCAGACATATTACGAATTGTATATCAGAATCTGAACATATCGCTACACTGATTGTCTCCAACTATGCTGATGAGTCCGAAGTGGAGTTTTGGAAGGCGCTGATCGATGCTGAGAGCGGTGAATTTACCAAGGAAGTGTCGCAGCAGACAAAGCTGCTGGACCACTGCAATCC AGAGGATAATGAGTATCACTCGGGCTCAAAGGATTTCCTCGGCGAAACCAATACATGGGACACCGGTGCAATGTCCTACAGCAATGTTTGCTATAGCGATTTGGATAATACGCTGCAGGACATAGTTTTTTCCATGGACAACGATCAAAATCTGTTTCAATTTGGGCGTAGTAtcgatgacgatgatgatgatgacgacgagcATGGGGGCAGTGGTGGCgatggccatggccatggcatGTTTACCAAAAACTCCATGACGCTCAACAATCTAGCCGCCGATCCCTGGGATCTGGAATTTGCAGACATCACAGGAGGATCATCAGACGTCAACGTTGGCAATATTGCCAATATTGGCACTGCCAATTGGGGTGCGGAGTTCAATAGTGACAATTTTGCAGACTTTGATGCACACTTCAGCAGCTATAGCAATGATCTTGGCATGCCAAGCACGACACAACCGGCCAGCGATGCATCACAGCCAGTTGAGGCAACCGAGACAAACCCAACGCAACGAACTCATAACTGTGACGACGTGCACATGAGCACTACTACAGAGCATTCGTCTATGGAGGATGACCAGCAAGCGGAGTACGACAACAATGCCAATGTGGAGAAGGCAACCAGCGATAAAATGAGTGAGGCAAGTGGGACTGAAAcagcgccaccgccaccgcctgTAGTTGCCACTTCGATTGTAAGCAGATTGCAGTCAGTGTTGTTGGACGGCGAAGATGACTACGAGGATGACGAGGGCGTGTGGACCAAGCCACTTGGTGGCGATGCTGTGGCTGACGCAACGACGCCAGATGAGGAGTCTGCGCCAATTGCGAATGGACCCAGCAAAGTTATTGAATT TAATCATaccaacgacaacagcagcagccacagcgacGCAAACGCCGACGGCAAAATCACAGAAAATTTGGAAGAAGCGCAACCGAAAAAATCAACTAatattgcagttgctgcaacaaataatgaaatttcaaCAACGACAACATAA